A window of Rhodothermales bacterium genomic DNA:
TAATCGGAATCGAGCTGAGCAGGCGGGACGACGCGCTCGTCTACGAAGAGAGTTCTACGGTCGAAGTGGTGCTGCTGCGTGGCGACATGGGCCGGTTCGTGCCTTTGAAGAGGAAGATCGACGTAACGGTTCGACCGCCTCTCCGCAGGACTCACCGCTTTACGACAACCCAGGAGTACGTGTACGATTTCGCTGATGAAGTGCCGGGCTAGTCGCCCGAAATCAGCATCGCACCAATGCCGGTCGAATCAAAGACCGGATCCTGCGACACATAGTCTGCCGAAAGTCGTCCCTCGTCGATTCCGCGACTAAGGATCTGGACAGCCGCGTCCTTCTTTCCATCCAGTGCCAGCGCACGGGCCAACTGGTAGTGAGCCTCGGGATTGGTGCCATCGAGCGCCACGGCAACGCGTGCGAGTGACTCTGACGTATCGAACTGACCGAGGAGCATGGCCTCGCGCGACAGGACGATGTGTTTGAGAGGATCCGCCTCGATGGTCGAGGATGCTTTCTGCAGGGCCTGCAGGGCGACGGTGGTGTCCCCTGCTGCACGAGCGGCCTGGCAGAGCACAAACTGAACTTCGCCGCTAACGGAATCCAGCTCCGCCGCGCGCCGGGCGTCACTGAGGGCGTCCGGATACCGTTTTAGCGCCAGCTGGACACGGGATCGGAGTACGTAGGCGTCTGTATCAGTCGGGGCCGCATCCAGAACCCGATCCAGGCGTGTCTTCGCTTCAAGCAAGCTGCCGCCTGACTTCAGGGCCGCCTTTGCACGATGAAACTCAAGATTCATCTCCGGAGACCGTATCGTCTGTCCGGATACCGTCAGCGGCACAAGCGTGCAGATAGCCGCAATGGATGCAATCCGGATAAACTTCATTTGAACTGACGGCTGCCTGAGGGAATCAACGTGGTGGACAGCGACGAGCATATATTATGCCCGGATCGGCAATCGGTTCAATAACGGACCGTTTTCGCACTTCATTTGAAGGCAACCCAGTGATCGCGTTCGAGACTACCATCGTTCATCTGCCAGAGACGACATCCACGAATGATGAGGCCCGGCGAATGGCCGAAGCCGGTGCAGCCGAAGGTACGGTGATCCGTGCGGACCATCAGACGTCAGGACGCGGCCGGTACGGACGCGAGTGGTTCGCTTCACCTGGCCAGAATGTCCTGCTGTCAATAATCCTCCGACCCGAGCTGCCCGCAGATCGCCTCGGACTTGTCACGCTGGCAGGGGCTGTTGCGGTCGCGAACACGATTCAGGATCTGACCGGCCTTCACGCTTCGATCAAGTGGCCCAACGACGTTCTGGTACACGATCGAAAGGTATCCGGAATGTTGCTGGAATCGACACAGTACGCGGGGGAAGAAACGGCGCAGGGCTTCGTGATAGTCGGTATCGGAGTGAACGTGAACCAGCAGGATTTTCCGCCGGATCTGGCGGCCCGCTCGACTTCGCTGATGCTGGAGATCGGACGGCGTGTCTCCTGCGACGAATTCGTCAACAGACTGATGACTCATTTCGCCCGCCATTATCTTTCCGTGAATGAAGATGATGGATCGATGCTTCGTGCGGCATTCGTGAAACGGATGACAGGACTGGGCGAGCCCATAACGCTTTACTTTCACGGGGGCTGGCCGCCGGTCGTCGGCCGGATGGAAGGCTTGTCGTCGGATGGCGGCCTGGAGCTTGAATTGAATGACGGACGTCGCCATACCTTTCATGCCGGCGAGGTAACCTCGGACGCGGGTCAGAACACTGACCGAACCTCATGATCTGTACACTGGACATCGGCAACAGTGCCGTCAAGTGCGGCCTGTTCGAAGCCGGCGAATTGACGAAGACGGTTCGCGAATCGAGTGCCGCTGATTCCGAAGCGGTGGCACGTCGTGTCGCCGATCTCGTCATGGATTCCGGAGCCACGCGCGTGGGGATTTCAAGTGTGGTCCCGGCTGTCAGCGACGCTATCGAGAAGGCACTGATGAGTAGTGGGCTCGCCGACGTCTTCAAGGTGCACCACCGATCGCGCCTTCCATTTGCACTTGCCTACGAGACCCCCTCTACCATGGGCGTTGATCGGATCGCGGCTGCCGCAGG
This region includes:
- a CDS encoding biotin--[acetyl-CoA-carboxylase] ligase, which produces MPGSAIGSITDRFRTSFEGNPVIAFETTIVHLPETTSTNDEARRMAEAGAAEGTVIRADHQTSGRGRYGREWFASPGQNVLLSIILRPELPADRLGLVTLAGAVAVANTIQDLTGLHASIKWPNDVLVHDRKVSGMLLESTQYAGEETAQGFVIVGIGVNVNQQDFPPDLAARSTSLMLEIGRRVSCDEFVNRLMTHFARHYLSVNEDDGSMLRAAFVKRMTGLGEPITLYFHGGWPPVVGRMEGLSSDGGLELELNDGRRHTFHAGEVTSDAGQNTDRTS